In Citrus sinensis cultivar Valencia sweet orange chromosome 3, DVS_A1.0, whole genome shotgun sequence, the sequence cattttattaattgatagatggagaaaaatataagggaagatgaagagaaaataactaaaatacaaaaatacagACATGAAATAAAGAGTCCACTCTTAATATGCTATCACAAGTCCTAAAAATACTGGAACTCTGAAATGACAGGGGCCAGTTAACAGAATATGTAATTCTTCCAAGATTACATAGCCTGAGGAATACGTGGCTCTCCCCAGACCATTCTTCAGTCCAAAAACACCATCTCTACCATCAAAATACTACCATATCCATAGGAAAAATATCACACAACagacaaacaaataatatatgagAATTATCTTACCTTGGACAAAATTCCAAGATTTGTAGCACCTCCAATGTAGTTTAAGAGCAAAACCCTTCCAGCTGGTGCTCGGTTGGGAAAAAGTGATGAGCTATATATTGTTCCTTTAAAaagggaggaaaaaaataagtccattttaaaataaagctCTTAATATGGTTTGATGACGCttattctttataaaatgaaaataaagcatCGTATTACCTAATGTTTCCACCCCTTGGCTCCGTGGATGCAATTGGCCAAACCCTTTTAATTCACCATCTATCAAGCACTCTGTCCGAATTGCTTCTTTTGGATAAGAAACAGACACCGCAGCAACTGGTGGGTAGTAAAATTGTGAGAGTGCACCGGCAGCATCTACCTGCAAAGAAAATGTAGAGATGTGGAAAGAAAGTCTATAAGCTAACATACAGTATAAGATTGTCAGAGTGAGGTCAAAATTTGAGTTGATCAAAATTATATGGTTGTGCATGTCTACACGTAAAGCAAAGGCTCTTTGGACCTAATGAAATGATCCTTGTCACCCAAAGATATCACTCAATTAAATGCCATATCAACCTCTCAAGGGAcaattcatataaaattaatatattgaaatccTACGTAAATTTACATCCTAAGATAAATATCACTATTAGTTCGGGGTGTATAGAATAGGCTGGATGCAGACATTCAGGCAGTATAAAAGTGAAGGAAGCTCCTATCTGCCAATGTGAGCAAAAGAAACATACAGAAAGTGGACGTAGTAGACTACTAGCGACATAAGATGGAACTGTCATAACAACACTTCTGCTCCGCAGAGAAACCAATCCTTCAGGTGTTTCATAAGTCAAACTATACTCTCCGCTATCCAATTTCTTGACCCCTGAAAGCTTCCAAGATAATTTGACTTTGCTACCTAACCTGCCAAGATTACCACATCTCATTAAGATCTTCTACCTTCCATCCATACTTGAGGAACAACaatgagagaaaaaggaaCTACCAGAGAGGCTTCTGTTTGTTGCTCAGAATGGCAAATAACCATGCTACCAGAATCATGTAATCAACAGCATATAAGATCAATAACAGAAGTTACCTTTTAGATATTGCCTCTGGCAGCATAGTAAGTCCCTTCCTAAAAGATCCAACTGTTTGGCCCTTTGGCTTTGGTAGACGCCTGCAAGAAAACTCAACTCAGCAATTTGaacataaattcttaagaAAAACATCACATAAGCCTCAAAGcacatataaattattacgGGTCTCGAGGTTGCTTAGgagctttatttttttcctggATTGCCTTAAAAGTTCCACCAATGATACTGCCACCAGTCTGCTCCAGTTTCCAAACCTTTCCAAATGCTGCTTTCATGCTTAGTTTTGAAGGATCTCCTGCATAAACCCCTGCCGGCAATAACAACTTTATGGTCAATTGGATTATTAGGGAACTTATACAAAATGTTGTTTCTAAGAATTCCAACCCCCAAGCACAGAGTTAAAGCAACCAAAGCTTGATAGAATGCTTAACAACATTTGATACTGAAAATACAGATTATCAAATATCACCTGAACAAAATGGCTCAATTAGACGCTCAAAAACCTCATCACCAAGGTTACGCCGCACAAACTCCTCAACTGATTCCTCGTGACCCTGTCACCTTTGTCAAAGTCTATAGTATGAGAAAAACAATTGATGAAAACATGAAAAGGGTGTATGGCCTtgtgataaatataatttaaacaaacaaatgagaGTAAGAGGACAAACTGGAGGAGGAGGTCGAAGGCCAAGAGCACCAAGGCCAGCCCTAATTTTCCCTCCGATGCTCATCAAATCAAAGATAGGAAGGTCTGTTGGACTAGATGGTACTGGCCTCAATCTCCCATTCCATAATACAAATCTCGGTGCATTTGGGTCCCCCAAAACTAGATCATCCTTCAACCCACTATCCacctaaaatgaaaatgtacATTATCAATACAATCAAGTTTCTCAACATTTTAGCTAAAACACACGCAAGCCTGCAAACAATTTCAAACCGTTAAAACAGCACGCAAGCAGTTCCTGAATCTAAGAAACTTTAATTGAGCCTCAAACTATCATCGAACTAGCTTATAACATAACAAACACGATGAAGcgcttaaaataaataatgcaaatgTAGAACTGAATTCCAACAAAACTACGGCCATCGTTTCATTTAGagcttataaattaataattgcaGGAATGATAAAAGCTTAATATGGGTCTAAAACGTACCACCATTTTGAGCATGGGATCAGAGGGCTGGAAACTGTTGGGCCCCTCTTCCCAGAGATATCCATCTCTCTCAACAGTGATGATGTTTCCACCAACTCGATCTCTAGCCTCGGTGACAATCACATTTGGAGCAACAGCGCTGTGGTTGGTGGCGAGTGCCTGGGCGATGCAGAGGCCACTGATTCCACCGCCAATAATCACACAATCTGCCGTGGCGGCATCTGCAGCGTTGAGATTTGGGCTCAACTTAGATGGAGAAATTTTGGATTCTTCGGCGATTGAGCATCGAAGTTTGAGGGGTAGTCGGTGAATGCGGAGCTTTTCGGTGGGTTTTAAGGGACAAGGGAATAGAGATGGTGTCGGCCGGAGAAGCGAGATGTCTGTGAATGTCAACGTCGGCATTGGCACTTGGCAGAGGAGGAGGAATTCGAGGTTGTTAATTGTTACCGTGCCTTCTGGGTCTCGAACCTTTTGTGCTACGACTTATCTCTTAGGGGAAGCATACGGTGTACATACTCACACCAAGTGCTCAACTTCTAGAACGCTGTATGTATCTCTTACTCAACCTCCCTTTTGACTTTAGCTTTCTTTGCCCACTAGAAAAATCTCATCGCTCTACGAGTTAGCTAGTTAATGATCCTTGttcttttcaataaataatcttCCGGTGATGCTATGGGCCTAAAATCAATTTCAGCCTCAATTATTGTCAAATGCGGAGTGCAGCTCTGGTTTCATATTCCTTACTAATTACTGCATAATTTACTACCACGCTCTAAGAGCATCaccaaaaatttctttaaataaaattttattatttatttgaagagttacATCATTATTTAAAGCTCTAAAAGACATTCCAGTTAagattgttcaaataaaaattgattttctctctttaaatttggagagttaatttctctctcttcaatttatattttattatttttcattgaagaaagagagagaaatattttaattgctattaacttttcctttaaaaaattaattatatgattaaaataatattaacttatttttatttaaagagtctTTTAgagaatatcatattttttcatcCTTCTATTTGCCACATAGGTAAACAAATAGgtatttgaagagtaaaatatATAGAGGCTTTTGAAGATGCTCTAACAAACACAAACTCACAAACGCTTATAGGCTATTATATCAATCAAAGAAGTTTAAGTTTGTGGTGAAATATGAGCAATAAAGGGCATTATCAACACCCATTTGTAGACTTTGACTTTTCCAGGCACATATAAGTTATACTATAACCCTTATCCTTGTTACCCTCTACGCTCAGCATCTCGACAACATTAAGAATAATGTATTTCTGGCAAATCGTGAAACTGAGAAGTGTGCAAATGAGCAGAGTTGCgaaatgtttgttttttgtgGACCACACAAATGTGAAATTTTGTGTCAATCAGTCAAAAGTCAAAACCTTGTTGCATACACCCGCGTCTCTAAAATCTTCCAAATCTGCGAGAACAAGTTAAACAGACttcctcaaaaaaaaaaaaaaggttaaacaGACTTCCTAAACTTATAACCCCAATTTATGTGACCTTCCCAAACAAAATGAACATTCCGTAGTTCGTCTGTTTCttatagaattattttttttaaagtcagATTTGGACTTGGtctgttttaaaatttttattttgattagaagaattttactataaaataatattttaaatttacttattttgataaatttacgATATTTAGAGTTATTGTATAAAGGGTCCAAAACCCTATCTTTATTAATTCAGACTCATTCGATAACTTCATAATTCAGAAACTTTCGTTTCTCTATTTTTCAACCTTAAACATTTTTGGTTCATCAAATATTCTtgaattagttaattttaggtataagtaaaaaaaaattagtgacATAAATGAAATACTTATAAATGGACATCTTTTTTCTATATTCTAATTCCATCTAAACAGGTGCATAAATTGACATGGCTAACCCCGTGATTTCAagacaaaatttgaatttaattccCTACTCTAATCCATGCGAGGCTTTCCAAATATgagataaatatttaatccCAAAAGCTAGTCCAATCTCATACTTAATCATGGCTTTCGATTATAGTCTTTAATTGGGTAGAAAAAATGAGAGGAGAATAGAGGAGTGGAAAAGAGAGAGGGAGGAAGAattaaaatgaggaaaaaagatgattaattttaattttattatttaatttgacatgaaatttatttttttccttttattttttacctgtctcttcctttcctttccttttaattttttcaaaccaaacaaaacatAAGTTTCCATTTCccacttataaaaaaaaacctcattGCATTGTCTGACAACCGATTGCAAATCAAATTACTCACTTCGTTACAGCGAGCCATGGAACAATAGGACCATTGAAATCCATTCA encodes:
- the LOC102607324 gene encoding protoporphyrinogen oxidase 1, chloroplastic; translation: MPTLTFTDISLLRPTPSLFPCPLKPTEKLRIHRLPLKLRCSIAEESKISPSKLSPNLNAADAATADCVIIGGGISGLCIAQALATNHSAVAPNVIVTEARDRVGGNIITVERDGYLWEEGPNSFQPSDPMLKMVVDSGLKDDLVLGDPNAPRFVLWNGRLRPVPSSPTDLPIFDLMSIGGKIRAGLGALGLRPPPPGHEESVEEFVRRNLGDEVFERLIEPFCSGVYAGDPSKLSMKAAFGKVWKLEQTGGSIIGGTFKAIQEKNKAPKQPRDPRLPKPKGQTVGSFRKGLTMLPEAISKRLGSKVKLSWKLSGVKKLDSGEYSLTYETPEGLVSLRSRSVVMTVPSYVASSLLRPLSVDAAGALSQFYYPPVAAVSVSYPKEAIRTECLIDGELKGFGQLHPRSQGVETLGTIYSSSLFPNRAPAGRVLLLNYIGGATNLGILSKKESELVEAVDRDLRKMLINPNAKDPLVLGVRVWQQAIPQFLVGHLDLLDAAKSSLRDNGYQGLFLGGNYVAGVALGRCVESAYEVASEVSNFLSQYAYK